The proteins below come from a single Mycolicibacterium sp. TY81 genomic window:
- a CDS encoding TetR/AcrR family transcriptional regulator yields MDSTASNQGSSVEDASTPSRILVATAEVLARQGQTKLSLSEVATQAGVSRPTLYRWFASKEALLESFGRYERDLFVDGMTAATEGLRGNEKLDAALQFIVQYQKTYSGVRVIDIEPEAVLAQLPNVVPTMRARLQKLLSGPNAELKAATAIRIAVSHYLVPSDDTEQLLAQLRHAVGLR; encoded by the coding sequence GTGGACAGCACGGCGAGCAATCAGGGCAGCTCCGTCGAGGACGCCTCGACCCCGAGCCGAATCCTGGTGGCCACCGCGGAAGTGCTTGCCCGTCAGGGCCAGACCAAGCTCAGCCTGTCCGAGGTCGCCACGCAGGCCGGCGTCTCGAGGCCCACCCTGTACCGCTGGTTCGCCTCCAAGGAGGCTCTGCTCGAGTCGTTCGGACGGTACGAGCGCGACTTGTTCGTCGACGGCATGACCGCGGCCACCGAAGGGCTGCGCGGCAACGAAAAGCTCGATGCCGCACTGCAATTCATCGTGCAGTACCAGAAGACCTATTCCGGCGTACGGGTCATCGACATCGAACCGGAGGCCGTGCTCGCCCAGCTGCCGAACGTGGTGCCGACCATGCGTGCCCGCCTGCAGAAGCTGCTGTCCGGGCCGAACGCCGAACTGAAGGCCGCCACGGCCATCCGGATCGCGGTGTCGCACTACCTCGTCCCGAGCGACGACACCGAGCAACTACTGGCGCAGCTGCGGCACGCCGTCGGTTTGCGCTAG
- a CDS encoding SulP family inorganic anion transporter, whose translation MTTLTADRITRLLPSRADYAGLSRSWRRDVLAGVTVGVVALPLALAFGISSGVGAAAGLVTAVVAGLVAAVFGGSHVQVSGPTGAMTVVLAPIVAQYGLGSVAAVTILAGIIVAVAGLTGVGRAVTFIPWPVIEGFTLGIAAIIFLQQVPAAFGQAAPAGRSPLVAAGVVVSHIDMDAARPALLVTALVAVLMIGLPRLHPAVPASLVAVVVATALVAGTGMSAPRIGELPSRLPAPVWPHADLAVLHSLFGAALAIAALAAIESLLSARVAATMSPTGPYDPNRELVGQGLASVASGVFGGMPATGAIARTAVNVRSGARTRVAAIVHALVLLAVVYLVSGLVGTIPLAALSAVLMVTAFRMISPHTVMRILRSTRSDALTFVLTATVTVCFDLIQAVEIGIAATALFALRTLARRSSVTREDLPGPYVPGDERIALLRLDGAMFFGAAERLSAAITDGNHPETSVVIIRLSQLGMLDATGAHTLTQIVEDLEARGITVIIKGVRPEHRDLLAGVGIIDSLRHENHLIENLDDAIAHARSHTTR comes from the coding sequence ATGACCACGCTCACCGCCGACCGCATCACCCGGCTGCTGCCGTCGCGCGCGGACTATGCCGGCCTGAGTCGCTCGTGGCGCCGCGATGTCCTCGCCGGCGTGACGGTCGGAGTGGTCGCGTTGCCGCTCGCGCTGGCGTTCGGCATCAGTTCGGGTGTAGGTGCGGCGGCCGGTCTCGTCACGGCGGTTGTGGCGGGTCTGGTGGCCGCGGTCTTCGGCGGATCGCACGTTCAGGTATCGGGGCCGACCGGGGCGATGACGGTGGTGCTGGCGCCGATCGTCGCGCAGTACGGACTGGGCAGCGTCGCCGCGGTCACGATCCTGGCCGGGATCATCGTCGCGGTGGCCGGCCTCACCGGCGTGGGACGCGCGGTGACGTTCATTCCGTGGCCGGTGATCGAAGGATTCACCCTCGGCATCGCGGCCATCATCTTCCTGCAGCAGGTTCCGGCCGCATTCGGGCAGGCGGCACCGGCCGGACGGTCCCCGTTGGTGGCCGCGGGCGTCGTCGTCTCGCACATCGATATGGACGCGGCGCGGCCGGCTCTGCTCGTCACAGCGCTGGTGGCGGTCCTGATGATCGGGCTGCCCAGGCTGCATCCCGCGGTACCGGCGTCCCTGGTGGCCGTTGTTGTGGCGACCGCACTGGTGGCCGGTACCGGAATGTCCGCGCCCCGCATCGGGGAGCTGCCGTCGCGGCTGCCCGCTCCCGTCTGGCCGCACGCCGACCTCGCGGTGCTGCACTCCCTGTTCGGCGCGGCACTGGCGATCGCCGCGCTGGCCGCCATCGAATCGCTGCTGTCGGCGCGGGTCGCGGCGACGATGTCCCCGACGGGGCCCTACGATCCGAACCGCGAACTGGTGGGACAAGGGTTGGCGTCGGTCGCATCCGGGGTGTTCGGCGGTATGCCGGCCACCGGCGCCATCGCCCGCACCGCGGTCAACGTGCGGTCCGGCGCGCGAACCCGCGTCGCGGCCATCGTGCACGCGCTGGTGTTGCTCGCCGTGGTGTACCTCGTCAGCGGACTGGTCGGGACCATTCCGCTCGCGGCGCTCTCGGCCGTGTTGATGGTGACGGCGTTCCGGATGATCTCGCCGCACACGGTCATGCGGATTCTGCGGTCGACGCGTTCGGACGCGCTGACGTTTGTGCTGACCGCAACCGTCACAGTCTGTTTCGACCTGATCCAGGCCGTCGAGATCGGGATCGCGGCGACGGCGTTGTTCGCGCTGCGCACCCTGGCCCGGCGCAGCAGCGTCACCCGCGAGGACTTGCCGGGGCCGTATGTGCCGGGCGACGAGCGCATCGCGCTGCTGCGGCTCGACGGGGCCATGTTCTTCGGTGCGGCCGAACGGCTTTCGGCCGCGATCACCGATGGCAACCATCCCGAGACGTCGGTGGTGATCATCCGGCTGTCGCAACTCGGCATGCTCGATGCCACGGGTGCGCACACCCTGACGCAGATCGTCGAAGACCTCGAGGCGCGGGGTATCACCGTGATCATCAAGGGCGTCCGGCCCGAGCATCGCGACCTCCTCGCCGGTGTCGGGATCATCGACTCCCTGCGCCACGAGAACCATCTCATCGAGAACTTGGACGATGCCATCGCCCACGCCCGCAGCCACACCACCCGGTAG
- a CDS encoding histidine kinase, whose product MDLQPYVDGVRLELEIAAAAGGEEAAELAERLTAPLDSALRLALLEALSEAAEHITRELAPASVDVRLRGRDPEFAVTGLPAEADPRSAGADAELPDGDAAVPAGDDGGTWRVTLRLPEGLRSGVDAAARRDGLSVNAWLVRAVGAALGGPAPRDRKRGNTVTGWVR is encoded by the coding sequence ATGGATCTGCAACCGTATGTCGACGGGGTTCGGCTGGAGTTGGAAATCGCCGCTGCGGCCGGCGGCGAGGAAGCCGCTGAACTCGCCGAACGGCTGACCGCGCCGCTGGACTCCGCCTTGCGGCTCGCGCTGCTCGAGGCGCTGTCGGAGGCGGCCGAGCACATCACCCGCGAGTTGGCGCCCGCGTCGGTCGACGTGCGCCTGCGCGGTCGAGACCCGGAATTCGCCGTGACCGGGCTGCCGGCCGAAGCCGATCCACGCAGTGCCGGCGCCGATGCGGAGCTGCCTGACGGGGACGCCGCAGTCCCGGCCGGCGACGACGGCGGCACGTGGCGCGTCACCCTCCGGCTGCCCGAGGGGCTGCGCAGCGGCGTGGACGCCGCCGCCCGGCGTGACGGCCTGTCGGTCAACGCCTGGCTGGTTCGCGCGGTCGGAGCGGCGCTCGGCGGGCCGGCGCCACGTGACCGGAAGCGCGGCAACACCGTCACCGGCTGGGTCCGCTGA
- a CDS encoding DMT family transporter: protein MPPRPASLLAFVYALGYPIGALAVSALTPMATLVFRFGLAAAILSTWALAARVKWPTGTRLVHVVISGLLTQAVQFICLYLALMHGAPAVLGAVVISMNPVATALLAAVFLGERLTAMRVVALILGALAVLAACAQRLLMVGGVDAVIVLLVVSLLALASGGVYQQRFCRGVDFRATAAVQNAASLVPVAILAAVMPWTVTNVHTAVLAVGAVVLLNATLCMTMYVRAIDRYGAAAVAMLFAVIPALAGVLSWLLLGQRPDLGVVVGLVLGALACWLNSRAVARTVRPATPAPATPPLQTAESSRSGPSDRRDRAAECPCP, encoded by the coding sequence ATGCCGCCCCGTCCCGCGTCGCTCCTGGCCTTCGTCTACGCATTGGGTTATCCCATTGGTGCCCTTGCGGTTTCGGCCCTGACACCCATGGCGACGCTGGTGTTCCGATTCGGCCTCGCCGCCGCCATCCTGTCCACGTGGGCCCTGGCCGCGCGTGTGAAATGGCCCACTGGCACGCGGCTGGTGCACGTCGTGATCAGTGGCCTGCTCACGCAGGCCGTGCAGTTCATCTGCCTGTACCTGGCACTGATGCACGGCGCTCCCGCGGTGCTGGGTGCCGTCGTCATCTCGATGAACCCGGTCGCCACCGCGCTGCTGGCCGCCGTGTTCCTGGGCGAGCGTCTGACCGCCATGCGCGTCGTCGCCCTGATCCTGGGCGCACTGGCGGTACTGGCCGCGTGCGCCCAGCGGCTGCTGATGGTCGGCGGCGTCGACGCGGTGATCGTGTTGCTGGTCGTCTCGCTGCTGGCCCTGGCCTCGGGCGGCGTCTACCAGCAGCGGTTCTGCCGCGGCGTGGATTTCCGCGCCACCGCGGCGGTGCAGAACGCGGCGTCCTTGGTCCCGGTGGCGATCCTGGCCGCCGTCATGCCGTGGACAGTGACCAACGTGCACACCGCCGTCCTCGCGGTGGGGGCTGTGGTGCTGCTCAACGCGACGTTGTGCATGACGATGTACGTGCGGGCGATCGATCGCTACGGCGCCGCCGCGGTGGCCATGCTGTTCGCGGTCATCCCGGCCCTCGCCGGCGTGCTGTCGTGGCTGCTGCTGGGCCAGCGCCCAGACCTCGGTGTGGTGGTCGGTCTGGTGCTCGGCGCGCTGGCCTGCTGGCTCAATTCGCGGGCCGTGGCGCGGACCGTCAGGCCAGCAACTCCAGCACCAGCCACGCCGCCACTCCAGACGGCAGAATCGAGTCGATCCGGTCCATCAGACCGCCGTGACCGGGCAGCAGAGTGCCCATGTCCTTGA
- a CDS encoding DUF4097 family beta strand repeat-containing protein: MRTFPTPGPITATIELGAGAVRITAADRADTEVRVTPRDPLRAADVRAAEQAHIDFANGALTVTVGKKLLSLSRGAVNVDIAVPSLSRLAVAVSSADLRVDGTIGDCRFDAASGTAALDAVEGNIKAATASGDVAVRRLSGNANVATASGELSIDALDGGLKFQAASGSATVATLRGSVDSRTASGSLTVAGAESGSISAATASGDVEVGVAQGTAANLDLDSRSGTVRSDLTPAAGPEHDDRRLIVHARTASGDITIRRATTVPA, encoded by the coding sequence ATGCGAACCTTTCCCACGCCCGGACCCATCACCGCCACGATCGAACTGGGTGCCGGCGCGGTGCGCATCACCGCCGCCGATCGCGCTGACACCGAGGTGCGCGTGACGCCGCGTGACCCGCTGCGGGCCGCCGACGTCCGAGCGGCCGAGCAGGCGCACATCGATTTCGCCAACGGCGCGCTGACGGTGACCGTGGGCAAGAAACTGTTGTCGCTGTCGCGCGGCGCGGTCAACGTCGACATCGCGGTGCCGTCGCTGTCGAGGCTCGCTGTCGCGGTGTCGTCAGCGGACCTGCGGGTCGACGGAACGATCGGCGACTGCCGGTTCGACGCTGCCAGTGGCACCGCTGCGCTCGACGCTGTCGAGGGAAACATCAAGGCCGCCACCGCTTCCGGTGACGTTGCCGTTCGCCGCCTGTCGGGCAACGCCAACGTAGCCACGGCGTCGGGGGAGCTGTCGATCGACGCCCTCGACGGCGGCCTGAAGTTCCAGGCGGCCAGCGGTTCGGCGACTGTCGCGACCTTGCGCGGGAGCGTCGACAGCCGGACCGCATCCGGATCGCTGACCGTCGCCGGCGCCGAGTCGGGATCGATCTCCGCCGCGACCGCCAGCGGTGACGTCGAGGTCGGCGTGGCCCAGGGGACCGCCGCGAACCTCGATCTGGACAGCCGGTCGGGGACCGTGCGCAGCGACCTGACTCCCGCCGCGGGCCCCGAGCACGACGACCGGCGGCTGATCGTGCACGCCCGCACCGCCTCGGGCGACATCACCATCCGCCGCGCCACGACCGTGCCTGCCTGA
- a CDS encoding FHA domain-containing protein has protein sequence MSLTDHARPSDDVTVHTTAIHRVIDERANGHAAQRKASEVVPGSGVLVITRGPGPGGQFLLADDVVAAGRHPDSAVFLDDITVSRHHAEIRWLDDEYWIIDAGSLNGTYVNGTPVQALPLTSGDEIQIGKFRLGFTCRSQDR, from the coding sequence ATGAGCCTGACCGACCACGCGCGGCCCAGCGACGACGTCACCGTCCACACCACCGCCATCCACCGCGTGATCGACGAGCGCGCCAACGGCCATGCCGCGCAACGGAAAGCGTCCGAGGTGGTACCGGGCTCGGGTGTCCTGGTGATCACCCGCGGCCCCGGTCCCGGCGGTCAGTTCCTGCTCGCCGACGATGTCGTCGCCGCCGGCCGGCACCCCGACAGCGCGGTGTTTCTCGATGACATCACCGTCAGCCGGCACCATGCCGAAATCCGTTGGCTGGACGACGAATACTGGATCATCGACGCCGGCAGCCTCAACGGCACCTATGTGAACGGGACCCCGGTTCAGGCCCTCCCACTCACCAGCGGTGACGAAATCCAGATCGGCAAGTTCCGCCTCGGCTTCACCTGCCGGTCGCAGGACCGGTGA
- the rlmN gene encoding 23S rRNA (adenine(2503)-C(2))-methyltransferase RlmN: MAVSLPLVFDAPRRGMPPRHLADLDAEGRVAAVTELGLPKFRAKQLANQYYGRLIADPHEMTDLPASVRDQVASALFPDLITPAKQIQCDAGETRKTLWRAVDGTTFESVLMRYPQRNTVCISSQAGCGMACPFCATGQGGLKRNLSTAEILEQVRAASAAMRNEHDGRLSNIVFMGMGEPLANYNRVVAAVRRITAAPPEGFGISARSVTVSTVGLAPAIRKLADEKLGVTLALSLHTPDDELRDTLVPVNNRWKVSEVLEAARYYADVTGRRVSVEYALIRDVNDQPWRADLLGKKLHRALGPLVHVNLIPLNPTPGSEWDASPKPVEREFVRRVQAAGVSCTVRDTRGREIAAACGQLAAEG, from the coding sequence ATGGCCGTTTCCCTTCCTCTGGTGTTCGATGCACCGCGCCGCGGCATGCCGCCGCGGCACCTGGCCGACCTCGATGCCGAGGGACGCGTGGCGGCCGTCACCGAGCTGGGATTGCCGAAGTTCCGGGCCAAGCAACTGGCCAACCAGTACTACGGGCGGTTGATCGCCGATCCGCACGAGATGACCGATCTGCCCGCATCGGTGCGCGATCAGGTGGCCTCGGCGCTGTTCCCCGACCTGATCACCCCCGCGAAGCAGATTCAGTGCGACGCCGGGGAGACCCGCAAGACCCTGTGGCGCGCGGTGGACGGCACCACGTTCGAGTCGGTGCTGATGCGCTACCCGCAGCGCAACACCGTCTGCATCTCGTCGCAGGCCGGCTGCGGCATGGCGTGCCCGTTCTGTGCCACCGGTCAGGGCGGCCTGAAGCGGAACCTCTCGACCGCCGAAATCCTGGAGCAGGTCCGCGCGGCGTCGGCCGCCATGCGCAACGAGCACGACGGCCGGCTGTCCAACATCGTCTTCATGGGCATGGGGGAGCCGCTGGCCAACTACAACCGGGTCGTGGCCGCCGTGCGCCGGATCACCGCGGCGCCGCCGGAGGGTTTCGGGATCAGCGCCCGGTCGGTGACGGTCTCGACCGTCGGCCTGGCACCCGCGATCCGCAAACTCGCCGACGAGAAGCTGGGGGTGACGCTGGCGCTGTCACTGCACACCCCCGACGACGAGCTGCGCGACACGCTGGTCCCAGTCAACAACCGGTGGAAGGTCTCCGAAGTTCTCGAGGCCGCCCGGTATTACGCCGACGTCACCGGTCGCCGGGTGTCGGTCGAGTACGCGCTGATCCGCGATGTCAATGACCAGCCTTGGCGCGCAGACCTTTTGGGCAAGAAACTGCACCGCGCGCTCGGTCCGCTGGTGCACGTGAACCTGATTCCGCTGAACCCGACCCCCGGCAGCGAGTGGGACGCGAGTCCCAAGCCGGTCGAGCGGGAGTTCGTGCGCCGGGTACAGGCCGCCGGGGTGTCCTGCACGGTGCGTGACACCCGCGGCCGCGAAATCGCCGCTGCCTGTGGGCAATTGGCGGCCGAGGGCTAG
- the dxr gene encoding 1-deoxy-D-xylulose-5-phosphate reductoisomerase, which yields MSERLRVLVLGSTGSIGTQALEVIAANPDRFEIVGLAAGGGNAELLARQRAETGVTNIAVADPAAAGRIGDVTYAGDDAATRLVEDTEADVVLNSLVGALGLKPTLAALHSGARLALANKESLVAGGPLVLKAAQPGQIVPVDSEHSALAQCLRGGTADEVARLVLTASGGPFRGWAAKDLEAVTPEQAGAHPTWSMGPMNTLNSASLVNKGLELIETHLLFGIDYDRIDVVVHPQSIVHSMVTFTDGSTLAQASPPDMKLPIALALGWPARVPGAASACDWTTASTWEFEPLDDDVFPAVRLAREAGTRGGCLTAVYNAANEEAAAAFLDGRITFPAIVRTVAEVLGAADQWAAEPSTVDDVLDAQDWARDRARRIVAQEVVPAR from the coding sequence GTGAGTGAGCGGCTACGAGTCCTGGTGCTCGGCAGTACCGGGTCGATCGGTACCCAGGCGCTGGAGGTGATCGCCGCCAACCCCGACCGGTTCGAGATCGTCGGCCTGGCGGCCGGCGGCGGCAACGCCGAACTGCTGGCCCGGCAGCGCGCCGAGACCGGCGTCACCAACATCGCCGTTGCCGACCCGGCCGCAGCCGGGCGCATCGGCGACGTCACCTACGCGGGTGACGACGCCGCCACTCGGCTGGTCGAGGACACCGAGGCCGACGTCGTCCTCAACTCTCTGGTCGGCGCGCTCGGTTTGAAGCCGACGCTGGCCGCACTGCACTCGGGTGCCCGGCTTGCCCTCGCGAACAAGGAATCGCTGGTCGCCGGCGGCCCGCTGGTGCTCAAAGCGGCGCAGCCTGGCCAGATCGTGCCCGTCGACTCCGAACATTCGGCGCTGGCCCAGTGCCTGCGCGGTGGCACCGCCGACGAAGTGGCCCGCCTGGTGCTCACTGCGTCGGGCGGACCGTTCCGCGGTTGGGCGGCCAAGGACCTCGAGGCCGTCACGCCCGAGCAGGCCGGTGCCCACCCGACCTGGTCCATGGGCCCGATGAACACCCTGAACTCGGCGTCGCTGGTCAACAAGGGGCTCGAGCTCATCGAGACCCACCTGCTGTTCGGCATCGACTACGACCGCATCGACGTCGTGGTGCACCCGCAGTCCATCGTGCATTCGATGGTCACGTTCACCGACGGCTCGACGCTCGCGCAGGCCAGCCCGCCCGACATGAAGCTGCCCATCGCGCTGGCGCTGGGCTGGCCGGCCCGCGTCCCGGGCGCCGCCTCGGCGTGCGACTGGACCACGGCGTCGACCTGGGAGTTCGAGCCTCTGGACGACGACGTCTTCCCGGCGGTCCGGCTGGCCCGCGAGGCGGGTACCCGCGGCGGTTGCCTGACCGCGGTCTACAACGCCGCCAACGAAGAGGCCGCGGCCGCGTTCCTCGACGGCCGGATCACGTTCCCGGCGATCGTGCGGACCGTTGCTGAAGTGCTGGGCGCTGCGGATCAATGGGCCGCCGAACCCAGTACCGTGGATGACGTACTCGATGCGCAGGATTGGGCCCGGGACCGGGCGCGGCGCATCGTCGCACAGGAGGTTGTGCCCGCCCGATGA
- a CDS encoding YoaK family protein: MDEQSPDRVVSKEAAIGPEARLSWLLSWLAGMIGAVAFLHSAGYFVTFMTGNTERAVLGWFDVAERQKVSGAGPQAALWLMACFLAGVFVASFLRRRYWQNHPHGATALVTFGLLVASVVELYEDGWYYEDVNFTGILIICFSVGALNTSFVKNGEVAVPLSYVTGTVVKLGQGLERHICGKGTVYDWLGYLALLGSFMIGAGVGGGLADRLTGPQLIGTVWIICGATTLVTFFHSDKRHREPEAAA, from the coding sequence GTGGATGAGCAGTCGCCAGACAGGGTTGTGAGCAAGGAAGCCGCCATCGGACCGGAGGCCCGGTTGTCGTGGCTGTTGTCGTGGTTGGCCGGCATGATCGGCGCGGTCGCGTTCCTGCACAGTGCCGGATACTTCGTCACCTTCATGACGGGCAACACCGAACGCGCCGTACTCGGCTGGTTCGACGTCGCGGAACGGCAGAAAGTGTCCGGAGCCGGGCCGCAGGCGGCGTTGTGGTTGATGGCCTGCTTCCTGGCGGGGGTCTTCGTGGCGTCGTTCCTGCGGCGCAGGTACTGGCAGAACCATCCGCACGGGGCCACGGCCCTGGTGACCTTCGGCCTGTTGGTGGCGTCCGTCGTCGAGCTCTATGAGGACGGCTGGTACTACGAGGACGTCAACTTCACCGGCATCCTCATCATCTGTTTCTCGGTGGGCGCGCTGAACACCAGCTTCGTCAAGAACGGTGAAGTGGCGGTACCGCTCAGTTACGTCACCGGAACGGTCGTCAAACTGGGCCAGGGGCTCGAACGGCACATCTGCGGCAAGGGCACCGTCTACGACTGGCTCGGTTACCTCGCCCTGCTGGGGTCGTTCATGATCGGCGCCGGCGTGGGCGGCGGGCTCGCCGACCGTCTCACCGGCCCGCAACTCATCGGCACCGTCTGGATCATCTGCGGCGCGACGACACTCGTCACGTTCTTCCATTCGGACAAGAGGCACCGGGAGCCCGAGGCCGCCGCCTAG
- a CDS encoding DUF2631 domain-containing protein: MATTEVERSTGVDVEDVPSAEWGWSKMNRGVIQAGGILSAIFLLVMLRGNHVGHVEDAWLIGFAILIMVIVVRGWWLRRRGWIR; the protein is encoded by the coding sequence GTGGCCACCACCGAGGTCGAACGAAGCACCGGAGTCGACGTAGAGGACGTCCCCTCTGCCGAGTGGGGCTGGTCCAAGATGAACCGCGGCGTGATTCAGGCCGGTGGCATCCTGTCGGCCATCTTCCTGCTGGTGATGCTGCGCGGTAACCACGTCGGCCACGTCGAGGACGCCTGGCTGATCGGCTTCGCCATCCTGATCATGGTGATCGTCGTGCGCGGCTGGTGGCTGCGTCGTCGCGGCTGGATCCGCTGA
- a CDS encoding metalloregulator ArsR/SmtB family transcription factor, which yields MVDSVLDGPERPLYEIKANLFKALAHPARIRVLEILSTSEGPTPVSDILAASDIEPTLLSQHLAVLKRHHVVSGYRAGNAVYYTLAHPKIAELLLIARTFLADTLAAQRDQLDAVGSLPPIGTSR from the coding sequence ATGGTCGACAGCGTGCTCGACGGTCCCGAACGGCCGCTGTACGAGATCAAGGCGAACCTCTTCAAAGCGCTGGCGCACCCAGCGCGCATCCGGGTGCTGGAGATCCTGTCGACCTCCGAGGGCCCGACTCCGGTGAGCGACATCCTCGCGGCCAGCGATATCGAACCGACGCTGCTCTCCCAGCATCTGGCCGTGCTCAAACGTCATCACGTGGTCAGCGGCTACCGGGCCGGCAACGCGGTGTACTACACGCTGGCGCATCCGAAGATCGCCGAACTGCTGCTCATCGCGCGGACCTTCCTCGCCGATACCCTTGCCGCCCAACGTGATCAGCTCGATGCCGTCGGCTCGTTGCCGCCGATCGGCACCAGCCGATGA